In Excalfactoria chinensis isolate bCotChi1 chromosome 5, bCotChi1.hap2, whole genome shotgun sequence, a single genomic region encodes these proteins:
- the IRF7 gene encoding interferon regulatory factor 7 isoform X2 produces MDTEGDAQRLRFGPWLLNAVSSGLYHGLCWIDRDRRIFRIPWKHNARKDVTSSDVEIFKAWAEASGRYEGNAEDPAKWKTNFRCALRSTHMFTLLEDRSKCNNDPHKVYAVASAIPNDGGFGGPVAGTPLQQLQPQLLLNNHDLASDNTATGNAEGAAAPALMQVDLDTLQSILQHCNISALSSQPAHWAHTGDALPKDAVLLPGPGVCLPVPPFQNWRHLEEQGTCNPPEPLLMEEQPLPGGGCRQDGPGGFSVSEECAIPVPSPGEELLFQPANPAPPPPADDTGEQPLVLDITIYYRGKMVYREQVGDSRCVLAYQPLDPAVAEQRLVLFPSPASLVDSRQRHYTENLLGVAGLRLELRAGQLLATRLKKCKVFWALSQQLEGGEPPLNLLQRDQETTIFDFNVFCTELRDFRDRRRERSPDFTIFLCFGQCFSRTKPKESKLILVKLVPKFCEFWYEQVQREGASSLNSGNVSLQLSDSFNLFELIEQYHLQAF; encoded by the exons ATGGACACCGAGGG GGACGCCCAGAGGCTGCGCTTCGGACCTTGGCTGCTGAACGCCGTCAGCAGCGGGCTGTACCACGGCCTCTGCTGGATCGACCGGGACCGACGTATCTTCCGCATCCCTTGGAAGCACAACGCCAGGAAGGATGTCACCAGCAGCGACGTGGAGATCTTCAAG GCCTGGGCGGAGGCCAGCGGAAGGTATGAGGGGAACGCAGAGGATCCAGCCAAATGGAAGACCAACTTCCGCTGCGCTCTGAGAAGCACCCACATGTTCACGCTGCTGGAGGACCGCTCCAAGTGCAACAACGACCCGCACAAGGTCTATGCAGTAGCCTCAG CCATCCCCAATGATGGAGGTTTTGGGGGCCCTGTGGCGGGCACCccgctgcagcagctgcagccgcAG ctgttgcTCAACAACCATGATTTGGCCTCGGACAACACTGCTACAG GCAATGCTGAAGGTGCTGCTGCACCAGCCCTGATGCAGGTGGATTTGGACACACTGCAGTCCatactgcagcactgcaacatctctgccctcagctcccagccagccCACTGGGCACACACAG GGGATGCCTTGCCCAAGGACGCTGTGCTGCTTCCTGGCCCAGGTGTCTGCCTCCCTGTGCCACCATTCCAGAATTGGAGGCACCTGGAGGAGCAGGGCACCTGCAACCCCCCAGAGCCTCTGCTGATGGAGGAGCAGCCCCTTCCAggtgggggctgcaggcaggatggGCCCGGAGGCTTCTCTGTGAGTGAGGAATGTGCCATCCCGGTACCATCCCCTGGTGAGGAGCTACTTTTCCAGCCTGCCAACCCTGCACCTCCGCCACCGGCAGATGACACAG gagagcagcccCTCGTGCTAGACATCACTATCTACTACCGAGGAAAGATGGTCTACCGGGAGCAGGTGGGCGACAGCCGGTGTGTGCTGGCCTACCAGCCCCTGGACCCAGCCGTGGCCGAGCAGCGGCTGGTGCTGTTCCCCAGCCCTGCTAGTCTGGTTGACTCCAGGCAGAGGCACTACACTGAAAACTTGCTGGGGGTGGCAGGGCTGCGGCTGGAGCTGCGTGCCGGCCAGCTGCTGGCCACTCGTCTGAAGAAGTGCAAGGTCTTCTGGGCCTTGTCGCAGCAGCTTGAGGGTGGGGAACCCCCTCTCAACCTGCTCCAGCGGGACCAAGAGACCACCATCTTCGACTTCAACGTCTTTTGCACAG AGCTCCGGGACTTCCGTGACAGACGCAGGGAGCGCTCCCCAGACTTCACCATCTTCCTCTGCTTTGGGCAGTGCTTCTCCAGGACGAAGCCCAAGGAGTCCAAGCTCATCCTGGTGAAG CTGGTACCCAAGTTCTGCGAGTTCTGGTACGAGCAGGTGCAGCGGGAAGGAGCCTCCTCCCTCAACAGTGGCAATGtcagcctgcagctctctgaCTCCTTCAACCTCTTTGAGCTCATCGAGCAATACCACCTGCAGGCATTCTGA
- the IRF7 gene encoding interferon regulatory factor 7 isoform X1 — protein sequence MDTEGDAQRLRFGPWLLNAVSSGLYHGLCWIDRDRRIFRIPWKHNARKDVTSSDVEIFKAWAEASGRYEGNAEDPAKWKTNFRCALRSTHMFTLLEDRSKCNNDPHKVYAVASGNAEGAAAPALMQVDLDTLQSILQHCNISALSSQPAHWAHTGDALPKDAVLLPGPGVCLPVPPFQNWRHLEEQGTCNPPEPLLMEEQPLPGGGCRQDGPGGFSVSEECAIPVPSPGEELLFQPANPAPPPPADDTGEQPLVLDITIYYRGKMVYREQVGDSRCVLAYQPLDPAVAEQRLVLFPSPASLVDSRQRHYTENLLGVAGLRLELRAGQLLATRLKKCKVFWALSQQLEGGEPPLNLLQRDQETTIFDFNVFCTELRDFRDRRRERSPDFTIFLCFGQCFSRTKPKESKLILVKLVPKFCEFWYEQVQREGASSLNSGNVSLQLSDSFNLFELIEQYHLQAF from the exons ATGGACACCGAGGG GGACGCCCAGAGGCTGCGCTTCGGACCTTGGCTGCTGAACGCCGTCAGCAGCGGGCTGTACCACGGCCTCTGCTGGATCGACCGGGACCGACGTATCTTCCGCATCCCTTGGAAGCACAACGCCAGGAAGGATGTCACCAGCAGCGACGTGGAGATCTTCAAG GCCTGGGCGGAGGCCAGCGGAAGGTATGAGGGGAACGCAGAGGATCCAGCCAAATGGAAGACCAACTTCCGCTGCGCTCTGAGAAGCACCCACATGTTCACGCTGCTGGAGGACCGCTCCAAGTGCAACAACGACCCGCACAAGGTCTATGCAGTAGCCTCAG GCAATGCTGAAGGTGCTGCTGCACCAGCCCTGATGCAGGTGGATTTGGACACACTGCAGTCCatactgcagcactgcaacatctctgccctcagctcccagccagccCACTGGGCACACACAG GGGATGCCTTGCCCAAGGACGCTGTGCTGCTTCCTGGCCCAGGTGTCTGCCTCCCTGTGCCACCATTCCAGAATTGGAGGCACCTGGAGGAGCAGGGCACCTGCAACCCCCCAGAGCCTCTGCTGATGGAGGAGCAGCCCCTTCCAggtgggggctgcaggcaggatggGCCCGGAGGCTTCTCTGTGAGTGAGGAATGTGCCATCCCGGTACCATCCCCTGGTGAGGAGCTACTTTTCCAGCCTGCCAACCCTGCACCTCCGCCACCGGCAGATGACACAG gagagcagcccCTCGTGCTAGACATCACTATCTACTACCGAGGAAAGATGGTCTACCGGGAGCAGGTGGGCGACAGCCGGTGTGTGCTGGCCTACCAGCCCCTGGACCCAGCCGTGGCCGAGCAGCGGCTGGTGCTGTTCCCCAGCCCTGCTAGTCTGGTTGACTCCAGGCAGAGGCACTACACTGAAAACTTGCTGGGGGTGGCAGGGCTGCGGCTGGAGCTGCGTGCCGGCCAGCTGCTGGCCACTCGTCTGAAGAAGTGCAAGGTCTTCTGGGCCTTGTCGCAGCAGCTTGAGGGTGGGGAACCCCCTCTCAACCTGCTCCAGCGGGACCAAGAGACCACCATCTTCGACTTCAACGTCTTTTGCACAG AGCTCCGGGACTTCCGTGACAGACGCAGGGAGCGCTCCCCAGACTTCACCATCTTCCTCTGCTTTGGGCAGTGCTTCTCCAGGACGAAGCCCAAGGAGTCCAAGCTCATCCTGGTGAAG CTGGTACCCAAGTTCTGCGAGTTCTGGTACGAGCAGGTGCAGCGGGAAGGAGCCTCCTCCCTCAACAGTGGCAATGtcagcctgcagctctctgaCTCCTTCAACCTCTTTGAGCTCATCGAGCAATACCACCTGCAGGCATTCTGA
- the LOC140252412 gene encoding malignant fibrous histiocytoma-amplified sequence 1 homolog isoform X2: MAQSRACLEQDCLREVTLSTQRLRVLPPAVLSNPALESLDLDRNKLRSITGISKLGNLKKLIVSKNEIVDFPNEIQSLIYLEKLELNQNQIRVIPEGIFCHLPRLKHLRLNNNRLGALPRDLSACGGSLQYLNISNNLFRTFPQPVLQLTNLQELHVQNNALRQLPRELFQGQALKIFKANGNPLREPPSEVCAGGIQQILNYFNQLQQSSGQEDKRIKTMFLGASLAGKSTICKSLKQRQAKLVPKEERTVGIEISKFRIEDFTFLFWDFAGQLEYYMTHHVFITPQALVILVINLHMYQTNDDAFKDLVGFWINNLFMRVPNSVVLPVGTHVDCCQKQEVEEKRSNIMAKITAMLAERKSNLTHFINNLEDSEEPEVYVDQWERLKEMERCTLTILDLVAVNCTDHRDIKKLEATILEHVKNEELFPEVVRVLPPIYQEVEAAIVDITQSEEMADHGMMNLQYLLSELSQREHLANLDRELLQDILRYLHRIGLLVWYEEIKHLESTVFLQPTFLITTFKLLVRDRLVQQLESISADTLIAERATIRDRSNWVWAFKSKAMLCHQAVRALVKYQLCSEGMQDIFEEMMGDKTHRGKGKLFSLLEHFELCLEVRQAKALNPQASEFVPGKTWETTQDKGESWYLFPTYLNQTEEVAEVWGGDHREDLHIRIYFSPEIPEGFFHRFLVKACSFYSTHWVAKATCLLVCNGKPLLIKENNQRAYSYLEMRCRKPAGARAFQFAWDFLMAVVFIIQKLSEEWPGLHMCVKTPCRTAGCPAELIWPDMDGKTPMTKEDVKTCGTCGHRFAAELLLPKVPRQPEASPAQPPIHYYVTSYGTTTFGPSSIHVTRQNITSE; the protein is encoded by the exons ATGGCCCAGTCCAGAGCCT GTCTGGAGCAGGACTGTTTGCGGGAGGTGACGCTCTCCACCCAAAGGCTGCGGGTGCTGCCTCCAGCAGTCCTCAGTAACCCCGCTCTGGAAAGCCTTGACCTCGACAGGAACAAACTCAGGAGCATCACTGGCATTTCTAAACTTGGCAACCTGAAGAAGCTCATCGTATCCAAGAACGAGATTGTGGACTTTCCCAATGAAATCCAGAGCCTGATCTATTTAGAGAAGCTTGAACTGAATCAGAACCAAATCCGGGTCATCCCAGAGGGCATCTTCTGCCATCTCCCCAGGCTTAAACACTTGCGGCTGAACAACAACCGTCTTGGTGCTCTTCCCAGGGACCTGTCAGCTTGTGGAGGCAGCCTCCAGTACCTCAACATCTCCAACAACCTGTTCCGAaccttcccccagcctgtcctgcagCTGACAAACCTCCAGGAGCTCCACGTGCAGAACAACGCCCTTCGCCAGCTCCCCAGGGAACTCTTCCAGGGGCAGgcactgaaaatattcaagGCCAATGGGAACCCGCTCAGGGAGCCACCCAGCGAGGTCTGTGCTGGTGGCATCCAGCAGATCCTGAATTATTTCAACCAGCTTCAACAAAGTTCAGGGCAGGAAGACAAGAGGATCAAGACCATGTTCCTGGGGGCCTCTCTGGCTGGGAAATCTACCATCTGCAAAAGCCTGAAGCAGAGGCAAGCCAAACTGGTGCCCAAGGAAGAACGAACAGTTGGGATAGAGATCAGCAAGTTCCGGATCGAAGACTTCACCTTTCTCTTCTGGGATTTTGCTGGTCAACTGGAGTATTACATGACACACCACGTGTTCATCACACCACAGGCACTCGTCATCCTTGTCATCAACCTCCACAT GTACCAAACTAATGATGATGCTTTCAAGGACCTCGTTGGTTTCTGGATTAACAACCTGTTCATGCGAGTCCCAAACTCTGTGGTGCTTCCTGTGGGAACCCACGTAGACTGCTGTCAGAAGCAAGAGGTGGAGGAGAAGAGGTCCAACATCATGGCTAAGATCACAGCCATGCTGGCAGAGAGGAAGAGCAACCTCACTCATTTCATCAACAATCTGGAGGACAGTGAGGAACCTGAGGTTTATGTGGACCAGtgggagaggctgaaggagatggAGAGATGCACATTAACC atcTTAGACTTGGTTGCTGTCAACTGCACGGATCACCGTGATATCAAAAAGCTCGAAGCCACAATTCTGGAACATGTGAAGAACGAGGAGCTATTCCCTGAGGTTGTCCGTGTGCTGCCGCCCATCTACCAGGAGGTGGAAGCTGCCATTGTGGATATCACCCAGAGCGAGGAGATGGCAGACCATG GCATGATGAACCTCCAGTACCTGCTCAGTGAACTCTCCCAGCGAGAGCACCTGGCCAACCTGGACAGAGAGCTTCTCCAGGATATCTTGCGCTACCTCCACCGCATTGGTCTTCTCGTGTGGTACGAAGAAATCAAGCACCTGGAAAGCACTGTCTTTCTGCAGCCCACCTTCCTAATAACTACGTTCAAG CTCCTTGTGAGGGACCGCCTGGTCCAGCAGCTGGAGAGCATCTCTGCGGACACGCTGATTGCGGAACGTGCCACCATCAGGGACAGGTCCAACTGGGTGTGGGCTTTCAAGTCAAAGGCAATGCTGTGCCATCAGGCAGTGCGTGCTTTGGTGAAGTACCAGCTCTGTTCGGAAGGGATGCAGGACATCTTTGAGGAGATGATGGGGGACAAGACCCACAGGGGAAAAGGGAAGCTCTTCAGCCTCCTGGAGCACTTTGAGCTCTGCCTGGAGGTGAGGCAAGCCAAAGCACTCAATCCTCAGGCCAGTGAGTTTGTGCCCGGGAAGACATGGGAGACAACACAGGACAAAGGCGAGTCCTGGTACTTGTTCCCAACCTACCTAAACCAGACTGAAGAGGTCGCTGAAGTGTGGGGAGGAGATCACCGTGAGGACCTCCACATCCGTATCTACTTCTCACCTGAGATACCTGAGGGCTTCTTCCACAG GTTCCTTGTGAAAGCTTGCTCCTTCTACTCCACACATTGGGTGGCCAAGGCGACCTGTCTGCTTGTATGCAATGGCAAACCTCTACTGATTAAAGAGAACAACCAGCGGGCATACAGCTACCTGGAGATGAGGTGCAGGAAGCCAGCAGGAGCGAGAG CATTCCAGTTTGCTTGGGACTTCCTCATGGCGGTTGTGTTTATCATCCAGAAGCTCTCTGAAGAGTGGCCAGGGCTGCACATGTGTGTGAAGACCCCTTGCCGCACGGCCGGCTGTCCCGCAGAGCTCATCTGGCCAGACATGGATGGCAAAACCCCCAT GACAAAGGAAGATGTTAAGACCTGTGGAACATGTGGGCATCGgtttgctgcagagctgctcttaCCCAAAG tgcccaggcagccagaagcatccccagcacagccccccaTCCACTACTATGTGACCAGCTACGGTACCACCACCTTTGGGCCCAGCAGCATCCATGTCACCCGCCAG AACATCACCAGTGAGTGA
- the LOC140252412 gene encoding malignant fibrous histiocytoma-amplified sequence 1 homolog isoform X1: protein MEYERGIGLEQDCLREVTLSTQRLRVLPPAVLSNPALESLDLDRNKLRSITGISKLGNLKKLIVSKNEIVDFPNEIQSLIYLEKLELNQNQIRVIPEGIFCHLPRLKHLRLNNNRLGALPRDLSACGGSLQYLNISNNLFRTFPQPVLQLTNLQELHVQNNALRQLPRELFQGQALKIFKANGNPLREPPSEVCAGGIQQILNYFNQLQQSSGQEDKRIKTMFLGASLAGKSTICKSLKQRQAKLVPKEERTVGIEISKFRIEDFTFLFWDFAGQLEYYMTHHVFITPQALVILVINLHMYQTNDDAFKDLVGFWINNLFMRVPNSVVLPVGTHVDCCQKQEVEEKRSNIMAKITAMLAERKSNLTHFINNLEDSEEPEVYVDQWERLKEMERCTLTILDLVAVNCTDHRDIKKLEATILEHVKNEELFPEVVRVLPPIYQEVEAAIVDITQSEEMADHGMMNLQYLLSELSQREHLANLDRELLQDILRYLHRIGLLVWYEEIKHLESTVFLQPTFLITTFKLLVRDRLVQQLESISADTLIAERATIRDRSNWVWAFKSKAMLCHQAVRALVKYQLCSEGMQDIFEEMMGDKTHRGKGKLFSLLEHFELCLEVRQAKALNPQASEFVPGKTWETTQDKGESWYLFPTYLNQTEEVAEVWGGDHREDLHIRIYFSPEIPEGFFHRFLVKACSFYSTHWVAKATCLLVCNGKPLLIKENNQRAYSYLEMRCRKPAGARAFQFAWDFLMAVVFIIQKLSEEWPGLHMCVKTPCRTAGCPAELIWPDMDGKTPMTKEDVKTCGTCGHRFAAELLLPKVPRQPEASPAQPPIHYYVTSYGTTTFGPSSIHVTRQNITSE from the exons ATGGAATATGAGCGAGGAATTG GTCTGGAGCAGGACTGTTTGCGGGAGGTGACGCTCTCCACCCAAAGGCTGCGGGTGCTGCCTCCAGCAGTCCTCAGTAACCCCGCTCTGGAAAGCCTTGACCTCGACAGGAACAAACTCAGGAGCATCACTGGCATTTCTAAACTTGGCAACCTGAAGAAGCTCATCGTATCCAAGAACGAGATTGTGGACTTTCCCAATGAAATCCAGAGCCTGATCTATTTAGAGAAGCTTGAACTGAATCAGAACCAAATCCGGGTCATCCCAGAGGGCATCTTCTGCCATCTCCCCAGGCTTAAACACTTGCGGCTGAACAACAACCGTCTTGGTGCTCTTCCCAGGGACCTGTCAGCTTGTGGAGGCAGCCTCCAGTACCTCAACATCTCCAACAACCTGTTCCGAaccttcccccagcctgtcctgcagCTGACAAACCTCCAGGAGCTCCACGTGCAGAACAACGCCCTTCGCCAGCTCCCCAGGGAACTCTTCCAGGGGCAGgcactgaaaatattcaagGCCAATGGGAACCCGCTCAGGGAGCCACCCAGCGAGGTCTGTGCTGGTGGCATCCAGCAGATCCTGAATTATTTCAACCAGCTTCAACAAAGTTCAGGGCAGGAAGACAAGAGGATCAAGACCATGTTCCTGGGGGCCTCTCTGGCTGGGAAATCTACCATCTGCAAAAGCCTGAAGCAGAGGCAAGCCAAACTGGTGCCCAAGGAAGAACGAACAGTTGGGATAGAGATCAGCAAGTTCCGGATCGAAGACTTCACCTTTCTCTTCTGGGATTTTGCTGGTCAACTGGAGTATTACATGACACACCACGTGTTCATCACACCACAGGCACTCGTCATCCTTGTCATCAACCTCCACAT GTACCAAACTAATGATGATGCTTTCAAGGACCTCGTTGGTTTCTGGATTAACAACCTGTTCATGCGAGTCCCAAACTCTGTGGTGCTTCCTGTGGGAACCCACGTAGACTGCTGTCAGAAGCAAGAGGTGGAGGAGAAGAGGTCCAACATCATGGCTAAGATCACAGCCATGCTGGCAGAGAGGAAGAGCAACCTCACTCATTTCATCAACAATCTGGAGGACAGTGAGGAACCTGAGGTTTATGTGGACCAGtgggagaggctgaaggagatggAGAGATGCACATTAACC atcTTAGACTTGGTTGCTGTCAACTGCACGGATCACCGTGATATCAAAAAGCTCGAAGCCACAATTCTGGAACATGTGAAGAACGAGGAGCTATTCCCTGAGGTTGTCCGTGTGCTGCCGCCCATCTACCAGGAGGTGGAAGCTGCCATTGTGGATATCACCCAGAGCGAGGAGATGGCAGACCATG GCATGATGAACCTCCAGTACCTGCTCAGTGAACTCTCCCAGCGAGAGCACCTGGCCAACCTGGACAGAGAGCTTCTCCAGGATATCTTGCGCTACCTCCACCGCATTGGTCTTCTCGTGTGGTACGAAGAAATCAAGCACCTGGAAAGCACTGTCTTTCTGCAGCCCACCTTCCTAATAACTACGTTCAAG CTCCTTGTGAGGGACCGCCTGGTCCAGCAGCTGGAGAGCATCTCTGCGGACACGCTGATTGCGGAACGTGCCACCATCAGGGACAGGTCCAACTGGGTGTGGGCTTTCAAGTCAAAGGCAATGCTGTGCCATCAGGCAGTGCGTGCTTTGGTGAAGTACCAGCTCTGTTCGGAAGGGATGCAGGACATCTTTGAGGAGATGATGGGGGACAAGACCCACAGGGGAAAAGGGAAGCTCTTCAGCCTCCTGGAGCACTTTGAGCTCTGCCTGGAGGTGAGGCAAGCCAAAGCACTCAATCCTCAGGCCAGTGAGTTTGTGCCCGGGAAGACATGGGAGACAACACAGGACAAAGGCGAGTCCTGGTACTTGTTCCCAACCTACCTAAACCAGACTGAAGAGGTCGCTGAAGTGTGGGGAGGAGATCACCGTGAGGACCTCCACATCCGTATCTACTTCTCACCTGAGATACCTGAGGGCTTCTTCCACAG GTTCCTTGTGAAAGCTTGCTCCTTCTACTCCACACATTGGGTGGCCAAGGCGACCTGTCTGCTTGTATGCAATGGCAAACCTCTACTGATTAAAGAGAACAACCAGCGGGCATACAGCTACCTGGAGATGAGGTGCAGGAAGCCAGCAGGAGCGAGAG CATTCCAGTTTGCTTGGGACTTCCTCATGGCGGTTGTGTTTATCATCCAGAAGCTCTCTGAAGAGTGGCCAGGGCTGCACATGTGTGTGAAGACCCCTTGCCGCACGGCCGGCTGTCCCGCAGAGCTCATCTGGCCAGACATGGATGGCAAAACCCCCAT GACAAAGGAAGATGTTAAGACCTGTGGAACATGTGGGCATCGgtttgctgcagagctgctcttaCCCAAAG tgcccaggcagccagaagcatccccagcacagccccccaTCCACTACTATGTGACCAGCTACGGTACCACCACCTTTGGGCCCAGCAGCATCCATGTCACCCGCCAG AACATCACCAGTGAGTGA
- the LOC140252412 gene encoding malignant fibrous histiocytoma-amplified sequence 1 homolog isoform X3: protein MPGLEQDCLREVTLSTQRLRVLPPAVLSNPALESLDLDRNKLRSITGISKLGNLKKLIVSKNEIVDFPNEIQSLIYLEKLELNQNQIRVIPEGIFCHLPRLKHLRLNNNRLGALPRDLSACGGSLQYLNISNNLFRTFPQPVLQLTNLQELHVQNNALRQLPRELFQGQALKIFKANGNPLREPPSEVCAGGIQQILNYFNQLQQSSGQEDKRIKTMFLGASLAGKSTICKSLKQRQAKLVPKEERTVGIEISKFRIEDFTFLFWDFAGQLEYYMTHHVFITPQALVILVINLHMYQTNDDAFKDLVGFWINNLFMRVPNSVVLPVGTHVDCCQKQEVEEKRSNIMAKITAMLAERKSNLTHFINNLEDSEEPEVYVDQWERLKEMERCTLTILDLVAVNCTDHRDIKKLEATILEHVKNEELFPEVVRVLPPIYQEVEAAIVDITQSEEMADHGMMNLQYLLSELSQREHLANLDRELLQDILRYLHRIGLLVWYEEIKHLESTVFLQPTFLITTFKLLVRDRLVQQLESISADTLIAERATIRDRSNWVWAFKSKAMLCHQAVRALVKYQLCSEGMQDIFEEMMGDKTHRGKGKLFSLLEHFELCLEVRQAKALNPQASEFVPGKTWETTQDKGESWYLFPTYLNQTEEVAEVWGGDHREDLHIRIYFSPEIPEGFFHRFLVKACSFYSTHWVAKATCLLVCNGKPLLIKENNQRAYSYLEMRCRKPAGARAFQFAWDFLMAVVFIIQKLSEEWPGLHMCVKTPCRTAGCPAELIWPDMDGKTPMTKEDVKTCGTCGHRFAAELLLPKVPRQPEASPAQPPIHYYVTSYGTTTFGPSSIHVTRQNITSE, encoded by the exons ATGCCAGGTCTGGAGCAGGACTGTTTGCGGGAGGTGACGCTCTCCACCCAAAGGCTGCGGGTGCTGCCTCCAGCAGTCCTCAGTAACCCCGCTCTGGAAAGCCTTGACCTCGACAGGAACAAACTCAGGAGCATCACTGGCATTTCTAAACTTGGCAACCTGAAGAAGCTCATCGTATCCAAGAACGAGATTGTGGACTTTCCCAATGAAATCCAGAGCCTGATCTATTTAGAGAAGCTTGAACTGAATCAGAACCAAATCCGGGTCATCCCAGAGGGCATCTTCTGCCATCTCCCCAGGCTTAAACACTTGCGGCTGAACAACAACCGTCTTGGTGCTCTTCCCAGGGACCTGTCAGCTTGTGGAGGCAGCCTCCAGTACCTCAACATCTCCAACAACCTGTTCCGAaccttcccccagcctgtcctgcagCTGACAAACCTCCAGGAGCTCCACGTGCAGAACAACGCCCTTCGCCAGCTCCCCAGGGAACTCTTCCAGGGGCAGgcactgaaaatattcaagGCCAATGGGAACCCGCTCAGGGAGCCACCCAGCGAGGTCTGTGCTGGTGGCATCCAGCAGATCCTGAATTATTTCAACCAGCTTCAACAAAGTTCAGGGCAGGAAGACAAGAGGATCAAGACCATGTTCCTGGGGGCCTCTCTGGCTGGGAAATCTACCATCTGCAAAAGCCTGAAGCAGAGGCAAGCCAAACTGGTGCCCAAGGAAGAACGAACAGTTGGGATAGAGATCAGCAAGTTCCGGATCGAAGACTTCACCTTTCTCTTCTGGGATTTTGCTGGTCAACTGGAGTATTACATGACACACCACGTGTTCATCACACCACAGGCACTCGTCATCCTTGTCATCAACCTCCACAT GTACCAAACTAATGATGATGCTTTCAAGGACCTCGTTGGTTTCTGGATTAACAACCTGTTCATGCGAGTCCCAAACTCTGTGGTGCTTCCTGTGGGAACCCACGTAGACTGCTGTCAGAAGCAAGAGGTGGAGGAGAAGAGGTCCAACATCATGGCTAAGATCACAGCCATGCTGGCAGAGAGGAAGAGCAACCTCACTCATTTCATCAACAATCTGGAGGACAGTGAGGAACCTGAGGTTTATGTGGACCAGtgggagaggctgaaggagatggAGAGATGCACATTAACC atcTTAGACTTGGTTGCTGTCAACTGCACGGATCACCGTGATATCAAAAAGCTCGAAGCCACAATTCTGGAACATGTGAAGAACGAGGAGCTATTCCCTGAGGTTGTCCGTGTGCTGCCGCCCATCTACCAGGAGGTGGAAGCTGCCATTGTGGATATCACCCAGAGCGAGGAGATGGCAGACCATG GCATGATGAACCTCCAGTACCTGCTCAGTGAACTCTCCCAGCGAGAGCACCTGGCCAACCTGGACAGAGAGCTTCTCCAGGATATCTTGCGCTACCTCCACCGCATTGGTCTTCTCGTGTGGTACGAAGAAATCAAGCACCTGGAAAGCACTGTCTTTCTGCAGCCCACCTTCCTAATAACTACGTTCAAG CTCCTTGTGAGGGACCGCCTGGTCCAGCAGCTGGAGAGCATCTCTGCGGACACGCTGATTGCGGAACGTGCCACCATCAGGGACAGGTCCAACTGGGTGTGGGCTTTCAAGTCAAAGGCAATGCTGTGCCATCAGGCAGTGCGTGCTTTGGTGAAGTACCAGCTCTGTTCGGAAGGGATGCAGGACATCTTTGAGGAGATGATGGGGGACAAGACCCACAGGGGAAAAGGGAAGCTCTTCAGCCTCCTGGAGCACTTTGAGCTCTGCCTGGAGGTGAGGCAAGCCAAAGCACTCAATCCTCAGGCCAGTGAGTTTGTGCCCGGGAAGACATGGGAGACAACACAGGACAAAGGCGAGTCCTGGTACTTGTTCCCAACCTACCTAAACCAGACTGAAGAGGTCGCTGAAGTGTGGGGAGGAGATCACCGTGAGGACCTCCACATCCGTATCTACTTCTCACCTGAGATACCTGAGGGCTTCTTCCACAG GTTCCTTGTGAAAGCTTGCTCCTTCTACTCCACACATTGGGTGGCCAAGGCGACCTGTCTGCTTGTATGCAATGGCAAACCTCTACTGATTAAAGAGAACAACCAGCGGGCATACAGCTACCTGGAGATGAGGTGCAGGAAGCCAGCAGGAGCGAGAG CATTCCAGTTTGCTTGGGACTTCCTCATGGCGGTTGTGTTTATCATCCAGAAGCTCTCTGAAGAGTGGCCAGGGCTGCACATGTGTGTGAAGACCCCTTGCCGCACGGCCGGCTGTCCCGCAGAGCTCATCTGGCCAGACATGGATGGCAAAACCCCCAT GACAAAGGAAGATGTTAAGACCTGTGGAACATGTGGGCATCGgtttgctgcagagctgctcttaCCCAAAG tgcccaggcagccagaagcatccccagcacagccccccaTCCACTACTATGTGACCAGCTACGGTACCACCACCTTTGGGCCCAGCAGCATCCATGTCACCCGCCAG AACATCACCAGTGAGTGA